The Xiphophorus hellerii strain 12219 chromosome 5, Xiphophorus_hellerii-4.1, whole genome shotgun sequence genome window below encodes:
- the LOC116719506 gene encoding perforin-1-like — protein MSWKLETTDQNLPSTVKMANLWQLMLLFWMWIPPGLSSTSFIGSPQQCETAHFVPGYNLGGEGFDIVTMERKGAYVIDTETWNLGNGTCKMYRNSYQNGENQKVPVSVADWRNLPKCSMKVSGMLYDSVESLVNDSTSSVTNNWKIDLNIPVDPTVTVGVGLGGSHSRVSEFGMKKSKSDRYEFVRQSVSCNFYRYRLTTSPPLSHDFLAAVNSLPPYRPGKASPYLDLIDTYGTHYITQVYLGGEIKATTSFQTCKATMNGFTSTDVSDCLTVEASANFISNASVKAMMKHCEAKKKKLRSGQSFSSEFNERFTEVTGGDEVGVVLFGGGLDPDVYKNWLNSLKTIPDIVQYNLKPLHTILPENHRAKNGLKKEVEQYIFKNAVLKKCSETCQIGHRSNQRDPCACVCNSNKNVKANCCPAGKGLAILKVYKLYARGLYGDNWGKTDGSVEVKYGDQLKRTKIISNDDNPKWPEKFDFGQIVINMQNKLTFSVYDEDTHWNSDLLGRCSFELRKGLVTDSCMFNHGTFFFTYSVECAPSLGGSRCDEYISSPMNPSLAKEFYTRNGVLLGDTMKKFSKPARRASLDQF, from the exons ATGAGTTGGAAACTGGAAACCACTGACCAGAACTTGCCATCTACAGTGAAG aTGGCAAACCTTTGGCAGCTCATGCTCCTGTTTTGGATGTGGATTCCTCCTGGTCTCTCATCGACCAGTTTTATTGGCTCTCCACAACAATGTGAAACGGCTCACTTTGTCCCCGGCTACAACCTGGGTGGAGAAGGCTTTGACATTGTGACAATGGAGAGGAAGGGCGCCTATGTCATCGACACTGAGACGTGGAACCTTGGAAACGGCACTTGCAAAATGTACAGAAACAGCTACCAGAATGGAGAGAACCAGAAGGTCCCAGTCTCTGTGGCGGACTGGAGAAACCTCCCAAAGTGCAGCATGAAAGTTTCCGGCATGCTCTATGATTCTGTCGAATCTCTCGTCAACGACTCCACATCATCTGTCACCAACAACTGGAAGATTGATTTGAATATCCCTGTGGACCCTACAGTCACTGTTGGTGTTGGCCTTGGAGGGTCACACTCCAGGGTTTCTGAATTTGGAatgaaaaaatccaaaagtgATCGTTACGAATTTGTCCGCCAATCAGTCAGTTGTAACTTTTATAG GTACAGACTGACCACTAGTCCTCCTTTGAGTCATGACTTTCTTGCAGCTGTGAACTCTCTTCCGCCATATCGTCCTGGAAAAGCATCACCATATCTCGACCTGATCGACACGTATGGCACTCATTATATCACACAAGTGTATCTTGGAGGGGAAATAAAGGCAACAACCTCTTTTCAGACCTGCAAGGCAACCATGAATGGGTTCACATCAACAGATGTTAGTGACTGTTTGACGGTTGAAGCATCAGCTAACTTTATTAGCAACGCTAGTGTTAAAGCCATGATGAAACACTGTGAagcgaagaagaaaaaattgaGGTCGGGACAAAGTTTCAGCTCAGAATTTAATGAGCGTTTCACAGAGGTCACTGGTGGGGATGAAGTGGGAGTTGTGCTTTTTGGGGGCGGTTTGGACCCTGATGTGTATAAAAACTGGTTAAACTCTCTTAAAACCATACCTGATATCGTGCAGTATAACTTGAAACCTCTTCACACCATACTTCCAGAAAATCACCGTGCAAAAAATGGGCTGAAAAAAGAAGTGGAgcagtacatttttaaaaatgcagtgctgaaaaaatgttctgaaaccTGTCAAATTGGACATAGGTCCAACCAAAGGGATCcttgtgcttgtgtgtgtaaCAGCAACAAGAATGTCAAGGCAAactgttgtcctgctggaaaaggTCTTGCAATATTGAAGGTCTACAAACTTTATGCAAGGGGACTGTATGGTGATAATTGGGGCAAGACAGATGGTTCAGTGGAGGTTAAGTATGGTGACCAGCTAAAGCGCACCAAAATAATCAGTAATGATGACAATCCCAAATGGCcagaaaaatttgattttggaCAAATTGTCATcaatatgcaaaacaaattgacattttctgtttatgatGAGGATACACACTGGAATAGTGATCTGCTTGGCCGGTGCTCTTTTGAGCTCCGTAAAGGGCTTGTGACAGATAGCTGCATGTTTAATCATGGAACGTTCTTCTTCACGTACTCCGTGGAGTGTGCACCAAGTCTGGGAGGAAGCCGGTGTGATGAGTACATTTCCTCCCCCATGAATCCCTCATTGGCCAAAGAGTTTTACACCAGGAATGGGGTTCTGCTTGGCGATACGATGAAGAAGTTTTCTAAGCCAGCTAGACGGGCAAGTTTGGACcagttttga
- the LOC116719387 gene encoding perforin-1-like, with protein MTRLLQLLLLTWTFSPLCLSTTVSFTGSPEQCKTAHFVPGYNLGGEGFDIVKMQRKAAYVIDTETWNLGNGTCRMYGNSYQNGEKQKVPVSVVDWRSVPKCNLKVSSMVYDSVESLINSSTSAVSNDWKIGLNIALVSAAFAVGGSQSRMAKFGIAKSKKDRYTFTRHSVSCTYYNYRLTTSPPLHQEFETAVKSLPPNSSGLPYQNLIDTYGTHYITQVVLGGEIKATTSFKTCQASMKGLSATEVSDCLSVEASVNFDSMASIDAMNEHCKAKKQKLTHGQSFNSEFSERITEVVGGDKNDVVFFQGFDDPSVHINWKESLKTTPDIVSYNLKPLHTILPDGHPAKSGLKEEVEKYIKDNAVVRKCSESCQIGHRSNSRDPCDCVCNSNQNIKSNCCPAGKGLATLKVYNLYAKGLYGDCCSETDSSVIVRYTNQEKRTQRIDSSDSPNWSESFDFGPIVINSHDKLTFTVYDDDTYWKRDLVGSCSVDLRRGKVSDSCMFDHGTFYFSYSVECAPSLGGNQCEEYIPSPMDPSLAKVFYSRNGVLLGDLNKGFAKSAPQPGLGQL; from the exons atgacTAGACTTCTGCAGCTCCTGCTCCTGACCTGGACATTCAGTCCTCTGTGTCTCTCAACCACTGTGAGTTTCACTGGTTCACCAGAGCAATGTAAAACTGCTCACTTTGTTCCAGGCTACAACCTGGGTGGAGAAGGTTTCGACATTgtcaaaatgcaaagaaaagctGCCTATGTCATCGATACTGAAACATGGAACCTTGGAAATGGTACTTGCAGAATGTACGGAAACAGCTACCAAAATGGAGAGAAACAAAAGGTCCCTGTCTCTGTGGTGGACTGGAGAAGTGTCCCGAAATGCAATTTGAAGGTCTCCAGTATGGTCTATGATTCTGTTGAATCTCTCATCAATAGTTCCACATCAGCTGTATCCAACGACTGGAAAATTGGTCTTAATATTGCTTTAGTCTCAGCTGCTTTTGCTGTTGGAGGTTCCCAATCCAGGATGGCTAAATTTGGCATTGCAAAGTCAAAAAAAGACCGCTACACCTTTACCCGCCATTCTGTTAGCTGTACCTACTACAA CTACAGACTGACAACAAGCCCACCTTTGCATCAAGAATTTGAAACGGCTGTGAAGTCTCTTCCTCCAAATTCTTCTGGGTTACCATATCAGAATTTGATCGATACTTATGGCACACATTACATCACACAGGTTGTTCTAGGAGGGGAGATAAAAGCAACAACATCGTTTAAGACCTGCCAGGCATCCATGAAGGGGCTGTCGGCAACAGAAGTTAGTGACTGTCTGTCGGTTGAAGCTTCAGTTAACTTTGATAGTATGGCAAGCATTGACGCTATGAATGAACACTGTAAggcaaaaaaacagaaactgaccCATGGTCAAAGTTTCAACAGTGAGTTTAGTGAACGTATCACTGAAGTTGTTGGTGGGGACAAAAATGATGTTGTGTTCTTCCAAGGGTTTGATGATCCCAGTGTCCATATCAATTGGAAAGAGTCTCTTAAAACTACACCTGACATCGTGAGTTACAACCTGAAGCCTCTGCACACAATTCTGCCAGATGGTCATCCTGCTAAAAGTGGGCTTAAAGAAGAGGTGGAAAAGTATATTAAGGACAATGCAGTGGTAAGAAAATGTTCAGAATCCTGTCAAATTGGACACAGATCCAACAGCAGAGATCCCTGTGATTGTGTGTGTAACAGCAACCAGAATATTAAGTCAAACTGTTGTCCTGCTGGGAAAGGTCTTGCAACATTGAAGGTGTACAATCTTTATGCTAAGGGACTGTATGGTGATTGTTGCTCTGAGACAGACAGTTCAGTGATTGTTAGATATACTAACCAGGAAAAGCGTACTCAAAGGATAGATAGTAGTGACAGCCCCAATTGGTCAGAGTCATTTGATTTTGGTCCCATTGTTATAAACAGCCATGACAAACTGACATTCACGGTTTATGACGACGATACATATTGGAAAAGGGACCTGGTTGGGAGCTGCTCCGTTGATCTCCGTAGAGGAAAAGTTTCAGACAGTTGCATGTTTGATCATGGTACCTTTTATTTTAGCTACTCAGTTGAATGTGCACCAAGCCTTGGTGGCAACCAGTGTGAGGAGTACATTCCTTCTCCCATGGATCCGTCTTTGGCTAAAGTTTTCTACTCCAGAAATGGGGTTCTGCTTGGAGATTTAAATAAGGGGTTTGCTAAATCTGCTCCTCAGCCAGGTTTGGGCCAGCTGTGA
- the LOC116719847 gene encoding myeloid-associated differentiation marker homolog — translation MPVIVLEARDFTSPLFLVRTLEVFFSCTAFSLVASLDHKNSNSSSYPSSDTFRIFCMFTWCFFFVITLLIHIISIIQFHSLIPISWKNLTMTVALLGVLMNLSSTVVFPWIVMDHGTVSPRALAATVASGFTFMAYVSESCVLRSQAHEQRGYIGTLPGFLKIIQLWGGLKMVPLMVIISNFTTGVLWQFWISCVSYGICIFLSLVILVVILGDFAGRCLLPFDRFLAAFSLIGVLLYMLATVICLTKILQLSETESNPNNLNVLIMETVVSSATLLAYTVDLAFSIKLLCDRSHI, via the coding sequence ATGCCTGTGATTGTTTTGGAAGCCCGAGACTTCACCAGTCCACTGTTTTTGGTGAGAACATTGGAAGTCTTCTTTAGCTGCACAGCCTTCAGTCTTGTGGCCTCTTTGGACCACAAAAACTCAAACAGTTCATCTTATCCTTCATCGGACACATTCAGGATCTTCTGTATGTTTACCTGGTGTTTCTTCTTTGTGATCACTCTCCTCATACACATTATCAGCATCATCCAGTTCCACAGCCTCATCCCAATATCCTGGAAGAACCTGACCATGACGGTGGCACTGCTGGGAGTGTTGATGAATCTCAGCTCCACTGTGGTTTTTCCCTGGATAGTCATGGATCATGGAACTGTGTCTCCACGCGCTTTGGCTGCTACAGTGGCTTCTGGTTTCACCTTCATGGCCTATGTCTCCGAGTCTTGTGTTCTTCGCTCCCAAGCGCACGAACAAAGAGGCTACATAGGCACCTTGCCTGGTTTCCTTAAGATTATCCAACTTTGGGGGGGATTGAAGATGGTCCCTCTGATGGTGATAATCTCCAATTTCACGACTGGAGTACTTTGGCAGTTTTGGATATCTTGCGTCTCATATGGCATTTGCATCTTCTTATCACTCGTCATCCTGGTGGTGATACTGGGAGACTTTGCTGGGCGATGCCTCCTGCCTTTTGACAGATTTTTGGCTGCCTTCAGTTTGATTGGGGTGCTGCTCTACATGTTGGCCACTGTTATTTGTTTGACCAAGATACTGCAGCTGAGTGAGACGGAATCCAACCCAAATAATCTCAATGTGCTCATCATGGAAACAGTGGTTTCAAGTGCCACACTGTTAGCTTACACAGTGGACCTTGCCTTTTCCATCAAGCTGTTATGTGACAGGAGTCACATATGA